One region of Triticum aestivum cultivar Chinese Spring chromosome 6B, IWGSC CS RefSeq v2.1, whole genome shotgun sequence genomic DNA includes:
- the LOC123139057 gene encoding uncharacterized protein, producing MVHATKRPKVSLVQTKSISTLKDEIVVPRGTPVTCIAGIKLQSEDVGAAIQFLEFCRSFGEVIMERKGLPEEILKDLTQRKEVSSVVADVHINLLSIIENGKDNPFDKYPRQGDEWIRQVGEYITLALHAEVTLRCLNQGVSGYKNLNPSCKLEVLNCLCDEALSSEKLRTYIDIEEKKMCGQTKNQSCNQKGGDIANNEEANDILSQIKEAEEVKQAARNGL from the exons ATGGTCCATGCTACCAAGAGGCCGAAGGTCAGCCTGGTGCAAACTAAGAGCATCAGTACTCTCAAGGATGAAATAGTTGTACCCAGGGGTACTCCGGTGACTTGCATTGCAGGTATAAAGCTGCAGTCTGAAGATGTTGGCGCTGCTATTCAATTTCTGGAGTTCTGCCGCTCATTTGGCGAGGTAATTATGGAAA GGAAGGGGCTACCAGAAGAAATTCTCAAAGACTTAACTCAACGCAAAGAGGTGTCTTCAGTTGTTGCCGACGTTCACATAAATCTTCTGTCTATCATAGAAAATGGCAAAGATAA CCCTTTTGATAAGTATCCAAGACAAGGAGATGAGTGGATAAGACAAGTAGGCGAATACATCACCTTGGCGTTACATGCAGAAGTTACCCTTCGCTGCTTAAATCAAGGGGTATCAGGGTATAAAAATTTGAACCCTTCTTGTAAGCTGGAGGTTCTGAATTGTCTGTGTGATGAGGCATTGTCTTCTGA AAAGCTGAGGACCTACATTGACATTGAAGAAAAAAAAATGTGTGGCCAGACAAAAAATCAAAGCTGCAACCAGAAAG GAGGAGATATTGCTaacaatgaggaagctaatgatatccTTTCTCAAATAAAGGAAGCAGAAGAAGTCAAGCAGGCAGCTCGGAATGGTCTGTAG